The Maridesulfovibrio sp. genomic sequence AGGTCTGGTGGAAGCCTGTGGAAGTCGGACCGCATAAGACCGTCCGCTATTCATTGCAGCTTATCAGGCCCTTTCGGTTGCCCGGCAGCAAGCAGATCGGCGGCTATGCCTCGTTTTCATTGATTGGCCGTGAATGGCTGGCAGCAACAACTTTTGCTCCGAAAGCTGGACGCTCCGAAGCTGCAATCTTGAAATATCTGGAAGCTCAACGCGGTGGGGTTCTGGTCTATCGGGAAGGAGAGAATGACTAACTCGGCCAGCCGGATCACCGAGAGCACCGCTTAACCCCTGATCCCTCCCCGGCGGGACAGTCAAGCGGAACTTCATTCTCTAAACAGAAAATAACAACCCAAGACAACGGAGTCAATACATATGGCCACTCTTAAAAATGTCGAACTCTTCCGCACCGGCACCCATACTGACAGTGCAGGCAACACCCGTACTTGGTCAATGGATGATCTTAAAAAGATCGTCAGCCAGTACGACCCGGCAAAAGAGGAAGTGCCAGCCGTGCTCGGACATCCCAAAGATACAGCCCCGGCTTATGGCTGGCTGAAAAGAATCTGGACTGAAGGCGAAAGACTGCTCGGTGACTTCCATCAAGTCGCTGATGAGTTTGTCAAAGCGATCAAGGAAGGCCGTTTTAAGAAGCGTTCTATCTCGCTGGATAAGTTTTTCCGCTTGCAGCACGTGGGTTTTCTAGGGGCGGCTCTCCCCGGCGTAACAGGACTCAAGGACATTGAATTTTCGGCAGAAGCCGAGATGGAAATATACGAATTTACAGCAACTAACGAGGGCGGAAAGCCCAAGGAGGATGACACTATGACCCTTGAACAAGCCTTGGCTGAAATTGAAAAGCTTAGGGGCGAAATCAAGAGACTGAAGAATGAAGGCCGCGACGCCGAGGCTGCCGCCAAGATTAAAGAGCTGGAAGGAAAGCTCAAGGCTGCTGAAGAAGAAGCAAGCAAGGCCAAGAACGAACTTTCCGAATACAAGAAAAAGACTGCCGACAAGGACCTTGAAGCCCGTGTTGACGCTTTGGTCGAGTCCGGCAAACTGCTGCCCGCAGACAAAGACGACACCCTCGCCTTTGCCAAATCCATGGACGGGGAAGGAGCCACAATGGACTTTTCCAAGGAAGACGGCAGCACCGAGAAGGTCAGCCCGCGTGAACGTTACTTGCGCAAGCTGGAAGGGGCTGAGGCCAATTCCATGCTGAACGAGTTTGCAAAGAACGGCTGTGGCAGTGGTGATGACGGTATTGATACCAGCGAAGTAACAAACAAAATCTAACCGCCTATAGGCAAGGAGAGAACTATGGTTATGGACGGAGTAAAAGGCCGCTTTGAGGCTGGGGGCGAACGCGCTCATACTACATCCCACCCGCCGATCATTAAGGCGGGTAAGTTTAAACCCAATATTGGGGAACTCCCCGCCGGGCAGGTGCTTCAGCGCGTTGCCAATCTGCTGGAACCGTTCACCGGAGCTGAAGGCGAAATCATGATCGGTGTGCTTGATGCCCCTCTGGATACTGCCAGCGAAACCGTGGGCGAATACGTTGTTCATGGCACTGTCAAAGATCGTCTGTTGACCAAAGACAACGGCACCGCCCTTGATACTGCCGATCATTTCAAACTGTATGAAATCGGAATTTATCCCGAATAAGGAGCAAACATGCTTGCTAATCTGAAAGGGCTTTTCAGCCCGCAGGCCGTGGCGGCAAACTTAAAGGCACTGCCCCCGATTAAGTCCACCGTCATGGACTTGCTTTTCCCCGACCGTCCTACCCATCCTTTTGCCCTAGTAGGTGTTGAAGAACTGGTGGATGTAGTCGGAACTATCCCGGTTGTTACCCGTGGCGGCAAATCTATCAACGTTGGCACAGGCAGCGCGTCAATCCTGTTCGTTGAACCTTTGCCGGTTAAGCCCTCCAAAAATATTACCGGGCAGGACCTGAACAACCTGAAGTTGTTGCTGGGAGATAAGGTTTCCCTGACCAACTACAGTAGAAACGTCACCGATTACCTGCGCAAAACAACCCGAGCTACCACTGAGGCTATTTGCTGCACAGTGCTTGATGGCACACTGAGTTGGCCCGTCAAGCTCGAAGGTGGTGGATACGAACAGTATGAAGTTCACTACGGTTCTCCGTTGACAGTTGTGCCTGATGTTAAAATAGACGCGGCCGGAGCTACTCTGGCCGATCTGGAAACCATTCTTGATGACATGGAAACAGCCATTCAGGAAGCAGGTATCGGCGGCAACGTAGAGTTCCTTGCAGGTAAGAAAGCTTGGACCCGCATCGGAAAGTTGGTGGAAGCTTTGGATAGTACTGCCGACATAGTCGTTAAGAAGACAGAAAAGGGACTGGATATTAATGGTTATCTGGTCCGCAAATGCACCGAAAGATACCGTAATCCCGAAACCGAAGACATGGTTTCCAAAATCCCTGAGCACAAGATTCTTGCCTATGCAACAGATGCCCCCGGCAAGGTCATGTATTGCGCCTTGGATAACATTGATTCCGCCCTCAAGCCTCTGCCTTTTCAGCCCGTTCCATACGAACTGGACGAAGGCACCGGTTACAAGATTGTCGGTCACTCCAAACCGCTTCCGGTGCGTAATCCTAAGACACTCTGCTGGGCAGAAGTCACCGCAAAGTAAAAAATAGTCTGAAAATTCCATTCTAAGCCAAGCGGGGCCTCATTCAATATGTTGCCCCGCTTTTTTACCCATGAACTAGTTTAAAACTAGTCCAAAACGTGAATGAGGCACACATGAACTACTGCACACGTACCGATCTGACCGACTACATCCTTGCTGACTATCTGGCGGCTGCGGACAACCAGCAGGAAGACACCGTGGATAAGGCTATCACTAATGTCTCCGCAGAAATGACCGAAGCTCTGGTCGCAGGAGGCTACACTGTAACAGCTGATGCAATCCCCGCGGCCGTAAAGCGCATATGCTCTACCATTGCCGCTTACCGCTCCATAGGTGCCATTACCTCACTGATTACCAGTGAAGCTGGTAGTGAAAATGAATTTTTGCCGCTCCAGCGTCTGGCAGAACGTGCAGATAAAGAAATGGCCCTGATCCGTAAGGGTGACTTTCCTCTTGCCCCTCCTGAAGCCAAGACAGCCCAGCCTAATGACACGGCTGTAGTCGTCACCCCGCCCAGTAAGTTTGGAGATTGTTGGAGCAAGTTCTAATGGGTGGCGTCAGTTTTAAACTCAATATGGATACGGCCATGCGTGGTCTGGACATGGCCATAGCCAAGGCCCAGCGCACCCATGAATTAACCGACGGTATAGGCGAATTTCTGGTCAGCTCTACACAGCAGCACTTTAAAGATCAGGAAGGGCCGGACGGTCCGTGGAAGCCGAGCCAGCGTGCGGAACGTGAAGGCGGACAGACTCTGGTTGATTCTTCCCGGCTGAAGAACTCCATCACCTATGAGGCCAGTCCGCAAATGGTCGTGATTGGGGTCAATGCTGTTTACGCCCGTATCCACCAGCTTGGAGGCCAAGCCGGTCGTGGTCATAAAGTAACCATTCCCGCACGGCCGTACATCTACATCACCGACGAGGATCGCGCCGAGATTAAAGCCATGGCTGTCGAACACCTCCGGTCAATGTTTGGAGCATAAGACATGAAAGATTTGATTTTCGAAACCCTGATAGCTGCGGCCATGGCCGCCGGCTTGCCTGCTGACGCTGACGGAAAGAAGCGTACCTACGAGGCACCTGTGAAAATGAAAGACGCGCTGCTGCCCAAGCCACGAATTGAGATTCAGTTGTTTAAAGCTAGCGTTAAAGCTGCCAAGCAATCAGTGAGCAAGTTTGCCACTCCCGGCAAGGAACAGGATTACCGAACTATTCGCAAGGCAATTGATCATGTGTTTCAGCCGGTGCGTCTGACTATCGTTTCAGATGATGAAAACTGGCTTAAAGATTTCGCGCATAGTTTGCACACAGGACTGCCCCGACAAGTCGCAGACAGGCATAATAACATCGTAAAAATTGATGTGGAAGCGGTTGAGTCTACCGGCGGTGGTTCCAAACTGGTCAAAGTGGCCATCAAGGAAAAGCTGACCAAGGTATTTCACTTAAGGTTTACCGGACTGATTACCAGAGACGAAGAAACCGCTTGGATCAAGGATGTTGAAATTAATGTCGCTGGTTATCAGCAAGGAGGCAAATAATGGCTAAGAAAAAGGCTGAGGAAGAAATCACACTTAAGCCAGTCACGGACTGGGCAGAAGATGCTGGTTTGAAAAAATGGCAGATGCTTGCCGTGTGCCGGTCCGAACGCTGGACCTCGGATAAACAGGTCTCTAAAGCCGAGTTTAATGCCGCTTTTGAACGGTTTGAATCTCGCGCTATGGGAGGTTAGCCATGCCCAACAATGATGTAATTGAATATCTGACAGACGGCACCAGCGGGCTTGTTCCCGGTGACGTCTCCGGCATGGCCCTCGTAGCCGGTGTATGCTCTTTGGGTGAGGTCGGCAAAGTCTACTATCTTGGCAAGAGGGTTAATCTTGCCGAAAAACTCGGATCCGGTCCTCTCGTTGACCGACTGCACGACATTTTTACCAACTGCGGTCAGGATGCATCAATTCTGGCAGTTCCTGTCGCTGGTTCTCCTGCCGGTTATATCGGTACTCTGAAGCATGTTGGTACAGGCCCTGACGCATCCACAAGCGGCTTGGCCATGGGTAACGCCGAGGTAGTGCTCAAGGTAACGGAAGCAGGCGCACCCGGAGTCGGCAAAATAGCTGTGTCCGTGGATGGCGGCAAGTTGTTCGGTGATGCGGCTGTACTGGCTGATAGCCGTCAGGTCTCCATTGACGGTCTCGGTGTTACTGTCGTGCTGGATGAAGGCGATTTGGTTAAAGACGACACATACAGTTGTGTCGTCCGTGCGGCCATCGGTCCGGTCTCTCAGATCGGCCCCGGCCCGTCAGTCACTGCCGCAGGAAACGTGACACGTGCTGCTCAGATAGTCCTCCAGATTGTAAAATCCGGTATCCGCAATGAAGGGCAGTATTGTCTGTCCACTGACGGCGGCGACAATTTCGGTCCGTACAGGACTATCCCTATTGATGGTTATATCAGCGCAGAAGATACCGGTGTAACTATCACTTGTCCTGCTGACTCCTACCAAGTCGGCACGGAATACAGCGTTAATTTGCTGGCTCCCGTGCCTTCCATCGCCAGCGTACTTAATACACTGCGCCAGCCCCTTGAATTGGTTGACCCTGAATTTGTGTATGTATGCGGGGCTTCTGATTCCGTTGAT encodes the following:
- a CDS encoding phage protein Gp36 family protein, with amino-acid sequence MNYCTRTDLTDYILADYLAAADNQQEDTVDKAITNVSAEMTEALVAGGYTVTADAIPAAVKRICSTIAAYRSIGAITSLITSEAGSENEFLPLQRLAERADKEMALIRKGDFPLAPPEAKTAQPNDTAVVVTPPSKFGDCWSKF
- a CDS encoding DUF2586 domain-containing protein, encoding MPNNDVIEYLTDGTSGLVPGDVSGMALVAGVCSLGEVGKVYYLGKRVNLAEKLGSGPLVDRLHDIFTNCGQDASILAVPVAGSPAGYIGTLKHVGTGPDASTSGLAMGNAEVVLKVTEAGAPGVGKIAVSVDGGKLFGDAAVLADSRQVSIDGLGVTVVLDEGDLVKDDTYSCVVRAAIGPVSQIGPGPSVTAAGNVTRAAQIVLQIVKSGIRNEGQYCLSTDGGDNFGPYRTIPIDGYISAEDTGVTITCPADSYQVGTEYSVNLLAPVPSIASVLNTLRQPLELVDPEFVYVCGASDSVDWVALGALTDSLWNDHRPTFSICETRLPHDGEDFDDWVNSLKADRAGVAHRFVSVCAAFGEITNRTGKSELRNAGGLLVGRILEVPVQRDIGRVMDQGISGLKLLDSYGDGIQRALETAGFITAVRYSGLNSAYWGDARTLAEDTSDYRFLEVLRVVFKGVRLLRIQALKSLKSEAGDPTQGADAAGLATLRTNLENALDTMVNAKPKELAAYDISIPDGQDIANNGVAVEAEFIGIPIIKKIKIFANYVYAGSRFDPRLSSKAA
- a CDS encoding phage virion morphogenesis protein translates to MGGVSFKLNMDTAMRGLDMAIAKAQRTHELTDGIGEFLVSSTQQHFKDQEGPDGPWKPSQRAEREGGQTLVDSSRLKNSITYEASPQMVVIGVNAVYARIHQLGGQAGRGHKVTIPARPYIYITDEDRAEIKAMAVEHLRSMFGA
- a CDS encoding major capsid protein; this translates as MLANLKGLFSPQAVAANLKALPPIKSTVMDLLFPDRPTHPFALVGVEELVDVVGTIPVVTRGGKSINVGTGSASILFVEPLPVKPSKNITGQDLNNLKLLLGDKVSLTNYSRNVTDYLRKTTRATTEAICCTVLDGTLSWPVKLEGGGYEQYEVHYGSPLTVVPDVKIDAAGATLADLETILDDMETAIQEAGIGGNVEFLAGKKAWTRIGKLVEALDSTADIVVKKTEKGLDINGYLVRKCTERYRNPETEDMVSKIPEHKILAYATDAPGKVMYCALDNIDSALKPLPFQPVPYELDEGTGYKIVGHSKPLPVRNPKTLCWAEVTAK